A genomic segment from Gigantopelta aegis isolate Gae_Host unplaced genomic scaffold, Gae_host_genome ctg7365_pilon_pilon, whole genome shotgun sequence encodes:
- the LOC121366841 gene encoding uncharacterized protein LOC121366841: MECNILDQNQTYDVHEFFDYNNNRDLVKQYSGSQEIEVHYDYNINEVIFILTQPNADPQCQATTLSAHPNVLMFGDRVVNGGNHIFSPSGAFHFNQDGVIEVYKNKDVVRGINVDKWYSCQYWSKMNATMNITWYFADANTWDTSIGLKQAPVRCHVTSDI; this comes from the exons ATGGAGTGTAACATCCTCGACCAGAACCAGACGTACGACGTGCACGAATTCTTCGACTACAACAACAACCGAGACCTCGTCAAGCAGTACTCCGGAAGTCAGGAGATCGAGGTTCACTACGACTACAACATCAACGAGGTGATCTTCATCCTCACACAGCCAAACGCCG ACCCACAATGCCAGGCGACAACACTGAGCGCACACCCGAACGTCCTCATGTTCGGAGACAGGGTCGTGAACGGCGGGAACCACATCTTCAGTCCTTCGGGCGCCTTCCACTTCAACCAGGACGGCGTGATCGAGGTGTACAAGAACAAGGACGTCGTGCGCGGCATCAACGTTGACAAGTGGTACTCCTGTCAATACTGGAGCAAGATGAACGCAACCATGAACATCACGTGGTACTTCGCCG ACGCTAATACTTGGGACACATCGATTGGTCTCAAGCAGGCCCCCGTGCGCTGCCACGTGACTAGTGATATA